In a genomic window of uncultured Sphaerochaeta sp.:
- a CDS encoding FGGY-family carbohydrate kinase, which translates to MEKYVLGIDNGGTLIKAALYDTSGREIAVAKQRTGTIVAKPGYSERNMISQWEANCQAVRAVLEKSGLPASSICAIAVTGQGNGLYLVDEQGNPCRNGISSADMRAQAYVDRWNVDGTAERVKDLTFQDIWAGQPVALLAWLEEHEREVFTPAKWIFMCKDYIRFRLTGDAWAELTDYSGTNLVNLHTCKYDKELLNLFGLEKYGNLLPPLCKSTDCCGVVTPDVADKTGLCAGTPVYGGLFDIDASGLGLGMTQPNTLAIIAGTWSINEYISPKPVQSGSLKCTAYCMDGYYLITESSATSASNLDWLVNNLHLEFPKGVSPFAYCDHAIQSVPAEESDVLFLPFLYGSNTSPRASSCFLGLSGWHTIDHMIRAVFEGIVFSHRMHIERLRLEEPTFSVARLAGGVANSPVWIQMFADILQIPLEIVEIKEVGALGAAMTAAVGVGIFGSYAEAAGDMVRVKEKYCPRPRFAAVYDRKYERYCKAMDALHDFWDV; encoded by the coding sequence ATGGAAAAATACGTATTGGGAATCGATAATGGCGGAACTTTGATAAAAGCGGCATTGTATGATACCTCCGGGAGAGAAATTGCTGTTGCCAAGCAGAGGACAGGGACGATTGTAGCAAAACCTGGATACAGTGAACGCAATATGATTTCGCAGTGGGAAGCAAACTGTCAGGCTGTACGGGCAGTTTTGGAAAAGTCGGGTCTCCCGGCGTCTTCAATCTGCGCAATTGCCGTTACCGGTCAAGGAAACGGTCTCTACCTCGTCGACGAACAGGGGAATCCTTGTCGGAATGGCATAAGTTCAGCTGACATGCGTGCTCAAGCGTATGTTGACCGATGGAATGTGGATGGAACCGCAGAAAGAGTGAAGGATTTGACCTTTCAAGACATTTGGGCTGGTCAACCAGTGGCACTTCTTGCATGGCTGGAAGAGCATGAGCGTGAGGTGTTCACTCCTGCAAAATGGATATTCATGTGCAAGGACTATATTCGTTTTCGGCTCACAGGTGATGCCTGGGCTGAGCTGACCGATTATTCCGGGACCAATTTGGTGAATCTTCACACCTGCAAGTATGACAAAGAGCTTCTGAACCTATTTGGGTTGGAAAAGTATGGGAATTTACTGCCTCCTCTCTGCAAATCCACCGATTGCTGCGGAGTGGTCACTCCTGACGTTGCGGATAAGACAGGTTTGTGTGCAGGAACTCCAGTGTATGGGGGATTGTTCGATATTGATGCCAGTGGTTTGGGACTTGGGATGACGCAACCCAATACACTGGCGATTATTGCTGGAACGTGGAGCATCAATGAATATATTTCGCCGAAACCTGTGCAATCGGGATCTTTGAAATGTACCGCCTATTGTATGGATGGTTACTATCTCATTACTGAGAGCAGCGCGACTTCGGCAAGTAATTTGGATTGGTTGGTGAATAATCTTCATCTGGAGTTTCCCAAAGGGGTTTCACCCTTTGCGTATTGTGATCATGCGATACAATCCGTCCCCGCTGAGGAATCTGATGTGCTCTTCCTGCCCTTCCTGTATGGAAGTAATACGAGTCCCAGGGCTTCGTCTTGCTTCTTGGGCTTAAGCGGTTGGCACACCATCGACCATATGATCCGGGCGGTTTTCGAGGGCATTGTCTTTTCTCATCGGATGCATATAGAAAGACTTCGGCTTGAAGAACCCACTTTTTCAGTAGCCAGGCTGGCTGGAGGTGTTGCAAATTCTCCGGTTTGGATTCAGATGTTTGCAGATATATTGCAAATTCCTTTGGAAATTGTAGAAATCAAGGAAGTCGGTGCCCTTGGCGCGGCGATGACAGCTGCGGTTGGAGTTGGGATTTTTGGTTCGTATGCAGAGGCTGCCGGGGATATGGTACGTGTGAAAGAAAAATATTGTCCTCGGCCCCGGTTTGCCGCTGTCTATGATCGCAAGTATGAACGGTATTGCAAAGCAATGGATGCATTGCATGATTTTTGGGATGTATGA
- a CDS encoding sugar-binding domain-containing protein yields the protein MVRYETELMVTVSKLYYLTQLKQEEIAARLKISRALVSLILNEAKRVGIVEFRINDPQSENKELAGQLQTYFPSIQFIVIPSSSKDEAVLREFIASRSVEVINDQLENGQTLGISWGRTCYAVMSTFTPKTMHNLSNVVPLVGGSNKNLPRFQLNELVRVFAGSMRATPHFIHAPALAESQEDYELYMRSASMRQISKMWEKIDLAIMSVGPPPIHEEFDGSPVQGSYIEKWLGKDNTYNLPVGNLCARNYNIYGEFVHDEIQDRIVSIPFETMKRIPKIIAIAAGLDRVYSVVGALRTGIVKTLVIDELSAQAVVDIFKREKSASLDDDVKKLYNIK from the coding sequence TTGGTACGTTATGAAACAGAGCTGATGGTGACCGTTTCGAAGCTGTATTATCTTACCCAGCTGAAGCAGGAAGAGATTGCTGCGCGGTTGAAGATTTCCCGTGCCTTGGTTTCCCTTATTTTGAATGAAGCAAAACGAGTGGGCATCGTTGAATTTCGGATCAATGACCCACAAAGTGAGAATAAGGAATTGGCCGGACAGCTGCAAACGTATTTCCCTTCAATTCAGTTCATTGTTATTCCTTCATCATCAAAGGATGAAGCTGTTTTACGGGAATTTATTGCCAGCCGTTCCGTAGAGGTCATCAATGATCAGCTGGAGAATGGTCAGACGCTCGGAATTTCCTGGGGAAGGACTTGTTATGCCGTCATGTCAACATTCACCCCGAAGACGATGCATAATTTATCCAATGTAGTTCCCTTGGTAGGCGGCAGCAACAAGAACCTTCCCAGATTCCAGTTGAATGAGCTTGTCCGAGTGTTTGCAGGTTCGATGCGGGCAACCCCGCATTTTATCCATGCCCCTGCATTGGCCGAGTCTCAGGAAGATTATGAGTTGTATATGAGAAGTGCTTCAATGAGGCAGATTTCAAAGATGTGGGAAAAGATAGACTTGGCGATTATGTCGGTAGGGCCACCGCCGATTCATGAGGAATTTGATGGTTCTCCGGTACAGGGTTCTTACATTGAAAAATGGTTGGGTAAGGACAATACCTACAATCTTCCTGTGGGTAACCTCTGTGCTCGAAACTATAATATCTATGGTGAATTTGTCCATGATGAAATCCAGGATCGAATTGTCTCCATACCGTTTGAAACGATGAAACGAATCCCAAAGATAATTGCGATAGCTGCAGGCCTCGACCGTGTGTATTCGGTAGTGGGTGCTTTGAGAACAGGTATTGTCAAAACCTTGGTGATAGATGAGCTTTCTGCACAGGCCGTAGTTGATATTTTCAAGCGGGAGAAGAGTGCAAGTCTCGATGATGATGTGAAGAAATTGTACAATATCAAATAG
- a CDS encoding SDR family NAD(P)-dependent oxidoreductase, with product MQTASLDFSGQVVVVSGGSRGIGFAIAEAFIHHGADVAILGRDAVSGMAAQQKLNQTRDACRFYECDVSRIEMVQQCCTSILETSGRVDALILNAGTEVPASAIIDTTAEQWHTLMETNVDGAFYLLKYLLPIMIGQAHGSVVFISSVAAKTGGGTAIPYPTSKAALHGMMARVNYDLLANGIRANMISPGLVDTQLLRNKYPDTEEVNTRLAAQIPMGRIGTPEDIAHIALFLASDLSSYVCGQDIIADGGRSQYRRSVVL from the coding sequence ATGCAGACTGCAAGTTTGGATTTCTCAGGGCAAGTTGTGGTGGTTAGCGGGGGATCCAGAGGAATCGGGTTTGCAATTGCCGAAGCCTTCATACATCATGGTGCAGATGTCGCAATTTTGGGTCGTGATGCCGTCTCAGGTATGGCGGCCCAGCAAAAACTCAATCAGACGCGGGATGCATGCAGATTCTACGAATGCGATGTTTCCCGCATTGAGATGGTACAACAGTGTTGTACGAGTATTCTGGAGACGTCTGGGCGGGTTGATGCACTGATACTGAACGCAGGGACGGAAGTGCCAGCCTCTGCAATCATTGATACAACAGCGGAACAATGGCATACGCTGATGGAAACCAATGTTGACGGGGCGTTCTATCTGCTCAAGTACCTACTCCCAATCATGATTGGGCAGGCTCATGGGAGTGTGGTTTTCATTTCATCTGTTGCTGCGAAGACTGGAGGGGGGACAGCGATTCCCTATCCAACGAGCAAAGCTGCATTGCATGGTATGATGGCTCGGGTCAATTATGATTTGCTGGCCAATGGTATCCGGGCCAATATGATCAGCCCTGGATTGGTGGATACACAACTGCTCAGGAATAAGTATCCTGATACCGAGGAAGTCAACACACGGTTGGCCGCGCAAATCCCGATGGGTAGGATCGGCACCCCTGAGGATATTGCACATATTGCCCTCTTCTTGGCATCGGATCTTTCTTCCTATGTTTGTGGCCAGGATATCATTGCTGATGGGGGAAGATCCCAATACCGCAGGTCGGTCGTTCTCTGA
- a CDS encoding glucose 1-dehydrogenase: MDLHLQGKVALVTGGSTGIGGGISEYLAAEGVDVAINYIVDKPQADTFAQQLSTKYHVKCTTVYGDVSKPADDDAMVEEVLKTYGKIDILVNNAGIWPTEDMKDMPDDHWIRVININLNGPYLVSKRVVNSMIQRNIGGTIINISSKSGFQCNTGGHGHYTTAKAGINMMTRSLAREISPYGIRVVGIAPGMVRTPLNEDKWNKDGLLEEYLSRIPVGRFAEPLEIGYLAAFLASDCARNITGTVLDSTGGMLI; the protein is encoded by the coding sequence ATGGATTTACATCTGCAAGGAAAGGTTGCATTGGTTACTGGAGGATCAACCGGAATTGGCGGGGGAATTAGCGAATACTTGGCAGCCGAAGGAGTCGATGTTGCCATCAATTACATTGTTGATAAGCCACAGGCTGACACATTTGCACAACAGCTTTCTACCAAGTACCACGTAAAATGTACTACTGTATATGGAGATGTCTCAAAACCAGCTGATGATGATGCAATGGTGGAAGAGGTTCTGAAAACCTATGGAAAGATTGATATTCTGGTAAACAATGCAGGAATATGGCCCACTGAAGATATGAAGGATATGCCTGATGATCACTGGATTCGGGTGATCAACATCAATCTGAATGGGCCGTATCTTGTAAGCAAAAGGGTTGTGAACTCGATGATTCAACGAAACATTGGGGGCACAATCATCAATATTTCCTCAAAATCGGGTTTCCAGTGCAACACAGGCGGTCATGGCCATTACACAACAGCCAAAGCAGGAATCAATATGATGACCCGCTCTCTTGCAAGGGAAATCTCCCCCTATGGAATCAGGGTGGTGGGGATTGCTCCTGGAATGGTTCGCACTCCGCTGAATGAAGACAAGTGGAACAAAGATGGACTCTTGGAAGAATACTTGTCCCGTATTCCTGTCGGAAGATTTGCTGAACCTTTGGAAATTGGGTATTTGGCAGCGTTTCTTGCATCTGACTGTGCCAGGAATATTACCGGTACGGTACTGGATAGTACAGGTGGCATGCTCATCTGA
- a CDS encoding SDR family NAD(P)-dependent oxidoreductase: MITLQGKVCVVTGAAKSIGFGIAENYAKQGAAVALIDIDASVVESAKSLAERGYTAKAYVLDITNQENVFACFRSIEAELGPVFCLVNNAGVVDQRPFAENTPAHLERIFKVNVYGSIYCAQAALSSMETLGDGRIINFSSKSGKTGSALMAPYSAAKGAIIALTHALAFEYAAKNIKINSICPGITDATGVWSNVSEGYTKNMHLSRDEVVKKFTSKVPLGRLTRIEDVVELVQFLTVSGDYCTGQAFNISGGREVH; encoded by the coding sequence ATGATTACGTTACAAGGAAAAGTATGTGTGGTTACAGGAGCAGCAAAGAGTATTGGATTCGGTATTGCCGAGAATTATGCCAAACAGGGGGCTGCCGTTGCGCTCATTGATATTGATGCCAGCGTTGTTGAGTCTGCAAAGAGCCTTGCTGAGCGGGGGTACACTGCAAAGGCATACGTATTGGATATTACCAACCAAGAGAATGTGTTTGCCTGTTTCAGGAGTATTGAAGCTGAGCTGGGACCCGTCTTTTGCTTGGTGAATAATGCAGGGGTGGTCGATCAGAGACCTTTTGCAGAAAATACTCCTGCTCATCTGGAAAGGATCTTCAAGGTGAATGTGTATGGGAGCATTTATTGTGCACAAGCTGCCCTTTCCTCCATGGAAACACTTGGCGATGGGAGAATCATCAACTTCTCGTCCAAGTCAGGGAAGACCGGGTCTGCACTCATGGCTCCGTATTCTGCGGCAAAAGGTGCAATCATTGCGTTGACTCACGCGCTTGCTTTCGAATACGCAGCAAAGAACATCAAGATCAATAGCATTTGCCCGGGCATTACGGATGCGACTGGGGTATGGTCCAACGTGAGTGAGGGGTATACGAAGAATATGCATCTGTCGAGAGATGAAGTCGTCAAGAAATTTACATCCAAGGTTCCGCTTGGACGATTGACGAGAATTGAGGATGTGGTGGAACTGGTGCAATTTCTTACCGTGAGCGGCGATTATTGTACGGGACAGGCATTTAATATCAGCGGAGGACGTGAGGTGCATTAA
- the deoC gene encoding deoxyribose-phosphate aldolase, with the protein MEQNTKKAAMEPRALAKYIDHTMLKPDSVQAAFDKLCDEAIEYGFASVCVNSSWVAYVANRLKGTGVNVCSVVGFPLGAMSSASKAFETQDAIAQGATEIDMVIAIGRLKMGDLRYVEDDIRAVRKAAGNGVVLKVIIETAMLTHDEKVTACKLSKAAGADYVKTCTGFGGGAATAEDMALMKEVVGPSMGVKASGGVRDYDKAIELIAAGATRLGAQSSVAIVTGTK; encoded by the coding sequence ATGGAACAGAATACGAAAAAGGCCGCGATGGAACCGAGAGCATTGGCAAAGTATATTGATCATACCATGTTGAAGCCCGACTCAGTTCAGGCTGCATTTGACAAGTTGTGCGACGAGGCAATCGAATATGGGTTTGCGTCAGTATGTGTGAATTCCTCCTGGGTTGCGTACGTCGCGAATCGTTTGAAGGGGACCGGTGTCAATGTTTGTTCAGTGGTAGGATTCCCCCTTGGAGCCATGTCGTCAGCCAGCAAGGCGTTTGAAACACAAGATGCCATTGCACAAGGTGCAACAGAAATTGATATGGTCATCGCAATCGGGCGGCTGAAGATGGGTGATCTTCGGTATGTGGAAGATGACATCAGGGCAGTGAGGAAAGCCGCAGGTAATGGGGTAGTGCTGAAAGTCATCATCGAAACAGCAATGCTGACCCATGATGAGAAGGTAACTGCATGCAAGCTTTCCAAAGCAGCTGGCGCGGATTATGTGAAGACTTGCACCGGTTTTGGTGGTGGAGCTGCTACTGCTGAAGATATGGCTTTGATGAAAGAAGTGGTAGGGCCTTCGATGGGTGTGAAAGCAAGTGGTGGCGTCAGGGATTACGACAAGGCAATTGAGCTGATTGCTGCCGGTGCCACCAGGTTGGGTGCCCAATCGAGTGTGGCGATCGTAACCGGAACCAAATAA